A genome region from Triticum aestivum cultivar Chinese Spring chromosome 2B, IWGSC CS RefSeq v2.1, whole genome shotgun sequence includes the following:
- the LOC123041495 gene encoding protein FLOURY 1, with translation MPTPIDLQDLPWHRAIPTFQSKFHSPAPSSAVMGGWNRISSAGGLLKPLAGVPFASMPGAGAAYFLVGSALGVFAMLHASESEVGREWASAARLAALYRSVGAHHVLVVMSLLYLAAKVWRLGKRCDVVEGLVGSPGPTVQAVRVRGVVCTVCGSGTKARAMRNGSSGHTVEHARSGSCSDVSRSLASELEQEADTEDEDIASKVTGAEESNVERLRRRLVRERRLKEAALEELEKERRAAASAADEAMAKIACLRNEKALVEREAKQFREMAQQKQMYDRQVIESLQWMINKFGMQS, from the coding sequence ATGCCCACGCCGATCGATCTCCAAGATTTGCCCTGGCACCGAGCGATTCCAACTTTCCAATCAAAATTCCACTCGCCTGCCCCCAGTTCCGCTGTCATGGGCGGCTGGAACCGCATCTCCAGTGCCGGTGGTCTACTGAAGCCGCTCGCCGGCGTCCCTTTCGCCTCCAtgcccggcgccggcgccgcctaTTTCCTCGTCGGCTCCGCGCTCGGGGTCTTCGCGATGCTGCACGCTTCCGAGTCTGAGGTCGGCCGCGAGTGGGCCTCCGCCGCGCGCTTGGCCGCCCTGTACCGCTCCGTGGGCGCGCACCACGTGCTTGTCGTAATGTCCCTGCTCTACTTGGCCGCCAAAGTCTGGCGCCTCGGCAAGCGCTGCGACGTGGTGGAGGGGCTCGTGGGGAGCCCAGGCCCCACGGTGCAAGCGGTGCGCGTCAGAGGCGTCGTCTGCACCGTGTGTGGGAGTGGGACGAAGGCACGGGCTATGAGGAACGGTAGCTCGGGCCACACCGTGGAGCACGCCCGCTCTGGCAGCTGCTCCGACGTTTCGAGGTCGCTGGCTTCCGAGCTGgagcaggaggccgacacggaggaCGAGGACATCGCTAGCAAGGTGACCGGCGCGGAAGAGAGCAATGTGGAGCGGCTCAGGCGGCGGCTCGTGCGGGAGAGGAGGCTGAAGGAGGCCGCGCTAGAGGAGCTGGAGAAGGAGAGGCGCGCGGCGGCCTCCGCCGCTGACGAGGCCATGGCCAAGATCGCGTGCCTGCGAAACGAGAAGGCGCTGGTGGAGCGCGAGGCGAAGCAGTTCCGGGAGATGGCCCAACAGAAGCAGATGTACGACCGGCAGGTGATCGAGTCTCTTCAGTGGATGATCAATAAGTTTGGCATGCAATCTTAG